From a region of the Pseudanabaena sp. BC1403 genome:
- a CDS encoding alpha/beta hydrolase codes for MANEFNLGGQRAYYHDEGDESGYFHTYDALQLERGDQPRKVHIFLPRSYGNHNRYPVVYMNDGNTTFWAGGLSPYSWEVPIVISNLYQQQEIQPVIIVAVHPLNRSYEYLHVEEFTTPFKKEGGGLPEYSNYMVRLKAFIDTNYKTISDRKSTTILGSSHGGLAAFYTGCLNCHLFGNIAALSPSFWAGGVFNLPGSPLLQTVGKYLHQDNQFRPNLWIDWGCKRSEGFHNFVIEQQAARWGRRMSELLERQYGYELGKDLFKYEDKKGGHDERAWSYRLGLVLKQFYKTM; via the coding sequence ATGGCTAATGAATTTAATCTTGGCGGACAGAGAGCTTACTATCATGACGAAGGAGATGAGAGTGGCTACTTTCATACCTATGATGCTTTGCAGTTAGAACGAGGCGATCAGCCCCGTAAAGTACATATTTTTCTGCCTCGCTCCTATGGCAATCATAATCGCTACCCAGTAGTTTATATGAATGATGGTAATACTACTTTCTGGGCTGGCGGATTGAGTCCTTATTCATGGGAAGTACCAATTGTCATCAGCAATTTATACCAACAACAAGAAATTCAGCCTGTAATTATTGTAGCTGTCCATCCACTCAATCGTTCTTACGAATATCTTCATGTTGAAGAGTTCACAACTCCTTTCAAAAAGGAAGGTGGCGGGCTGCCAGAATATTCTAATTATATGGTGCGTTTGAAAGCTTTTATCGACACTAATTACAAGACCATAAGCGATCGCAAGTCTACTACTATTCTTGGTTCATCTCATGGTGGCTTAGCTGCTTTCTATACGGGATGTTTAAATTGCCATCTTTTTGGCAATATTGCCGCGCTCTCTCCATCATTTTGGGCGGGTGGGGTTTTTAACTTGCCTGGTTCTCCTTTACTGCAAACTGTGGGTAAATATCTGCATCAAGACAACCAATTTCGTCCTAATTTGTGGATTGACTGGGGATGCAAACGGTCAGAGGGTTTCCACAATTTTGTGATTGAGCAACAGGCTGCCAGATGGGGACGTAGGATGTCTGAGCTTTTAGAGAGACAATATGGCTATGAACTTGGTAAGGATCTGTTTAAATATGAGGATAAGAAGGGCGGTCATGATGAGAGAGCATGGTCTTATCGTTTGGGATTAGTACTCAAGCAATTTTATAAAACCATGTAG
- the sppA gene encoding signal peptide peptidase SppA, giving the protein MFGFLKRKFRKKIARIEITGAIGSGTRTRVLEALEFVEEQKFPALLLRIDSPGGTVGDSQEIYAALKRLREKVKVVASFGNISASGGVYIGVGADYIISNAGTITGSIGVILRGNNIEKLLDKIGVSFKVIKSGAYKDILSFDREITPEERVILQSLIDSSYNQFVETVAEGRKLSPATVRSFADGRVFTGEQAVELGLVDRIGTEEDARCYAAELVGLDPKTTKVFTIKPPKSFVSKFLPGGSENAIARLQFEAETSGMPLWMWQ; this is encoded by the coding sequence ATGTTCGGCTTTTTAAAACGTAAATTTCGCAAAAAAATCGCGCGTATTGAAATCACAGGAGCGATCGGGTCAGGCACAAGGACTCGCGTACTTGAAGCCCTTGAGTTTGTGGAAGAGCAAAAATTTCCCGCCCTACTACTTCGCATCGATAGCCCTGGGGGAACCGTTGGCGACTCTCAAGAAATTTACGCTGCACTCAAGAGACTACGAGAAAAAGTAAAAGTCGTCGCTAGTTTCGGCAATATTTCCGCCAGTGGTGGCGTATATATCGGCGTTGGTGCAGACTACATAATCTCCAATGCTGGCACAATTACAGGCAGCATCGGCGTAATTTTGCGCGGTAATAATATCGAAAAGTTACTCGACAAAATTGGGGTCTCTTTTAAAGTGATCAAATCTGGCGCTTACAAAGATATTCTCTCCTTCGATCGCGAAATAACTCCCGAAGAAAGAGTGATTCTGCAATCATTAATCGACAGCAGCTACAACCAATTCGTCGAAACCGTTGCCGAAGGTCGTAAACTCAGCCCCGCAACAGTGCGATCGTTTGCCGATGGCAGAGTCTTTACAGGCGAACAAGCTGTTGAACTTGGTTTAGTCGATCGCATTGGCACTGAGGAAGATGCAAGGTGCTATGCTGCCGAACTTGTGGGACTTGACCCTAAAACCACTAAAGTCTTCACGATTAAGCCTCCTAAATCTTTTGTGAGCAAATTTTTGCCTGGAGGATCAGAGAATGCGATCGCGCGCCTCCAGTTTGAAGCAGAAACCAGTGGAATGCCTCTCTGGATGTGGCAATAG
- a CDS encoding Uma2 family endonuclease translates to MVIANSPSPVTILENGDRLGREEFERRYTASNIKKAELIEGIVHVASPLRFTSHGKPHSQIIGWLVTYQSMVTGLEVGVEPTVRLDDDNEPQPDAVLFRIGGNAQIDADGYITGAPELIAEIAASTVSYDLYSKKRIYERNGVKEYIVWRTLDRQIDWFVLENGEYQKLEPDDSEIIRSREFEGLWLNVNAILQNDMSAVLKTLQAGIAS, encoded by the coding sequence ATGGTTATTGCGAACTCTCCATCACCAGTAACTATTCTCGAAAATGGCGATCGGCTTGGTCGAGAAGAATTTGAGCGGCGCTATACTGCATCTAATATCAAAAAAGCAGAACTAATCGAAGGAATTGTACATGTGGCTTCGCCTCTACGCTTTACATCTCATGGTAAACCCCATAGTCAAATCATTGGCTGGTTAGTTACTTATCAATCAATGGTGACTGGGCTAGAAGTTGGTGTCGAGCCAACAGTCCGCCTTGATGATGACAACGAACCTCAACCTGATGCTGTTTTATTCCGTATTGGTGGCAATGCTCAAATCGATGCTGATGGCTACATTACTGGAGCGCCTGAACTCATTGCCGAAATTGCCGCCAGTACTGTATCCTATGACCTGTACAGCAAAAAACGTATCTACGAACGCAATGGCGTAAAAGAATACATTGTCTGGCGGACCTTAGATCGTCAAATCGATTGGTTTGTTTTAGAAAATGGCGAATATCAGAAATTAGAACCTGATGATTCAGAAATTATCCGTAGTCGAGAATTTGAGGGTTTGTGGCTAAATGTAAATGCAATTTTGCAAAACGATATGTCGGCAGTTCTCAAAACATTACAGGCAGGAATCGCTAGTTAG
- a CDS encoding TIGR02281 family clan AA aspartic protease: protein MKSFQIIINTILSSSIIAIGIFAVNWANDSPNAIAQDSSDCFMINSSGRRIDLSKLCGSSDAIKPITQPPQASEVKSDPNGTIKIRIKRFRNKIPTVDVVFNGNHTYEMIFDTGASHTLITAEMAKSLSVVSYNYADFNIADGSNVRFPVGEVKSIEIGSHKMQVMPVVIAEKADIGLLGNDFFGQFDVKIGRSEIELTPRKFF, encoded by the coding sequence ATGAAATCATTCCAGATCATAATCAATACCATATTATCAAGCTCCATCATTGCCATAGGGATATTTGCGGTGAATTGGGCAAATGATAGTCCAAATGCGATCGCTCAAGATTCTTCTGACTGTTTTATGATTAACTCAAGTGGAAGACGGATTGATTTAAGTAAGTTATGTGGAAGTAGCGATGCTATTAAACCAATTACTCAACCTCCTCAAGCATCTGAAGTTAAGTCTGATCCAAATGGAACGATTAAAATTCGGATCAAGAGATTCAGAAATAAAATACCAACTGTAGACGTGGTTTTTAACGGGAATCATACATATGAGATGATTTTTGATACTGGTGCAAGTCATACATTAATCACTGCTGAAATGGCGAAATCGCTAAGCGTCGTGTCATACAACTATGCTGATTTTAATATTGCGGATGGTAGTAATGTCAGATTTCCTGTTGGCGAAGTAAAGTCTATTGAGATAGGTTCACACAAGATGCAAGTAATGCCTGTTGTAATTGCTGAAAAGGCAGATATTGGATTGCTAGGCAATGATTTTTTTGGACAGTTTGACGTTAAGATTGGGCGATCAGAGATTGAATTAACTCCTCGCAAGTTTTTTTAG
- a CDS encoding aldo/keto reductase — MQTIKLGSDGPTVTALGVGTWAWGDTMFWAYGKDFGAEDVAEAFKASVDAGVTFFDTAEVYGFGESERLIGQFCKQTSQPVQIATKYFPLPWRWNRSAIADALTASLERLQTEQISLYQIHWPLEFILKTKDFMEVLAEEVKKGRIQSVGVSNYSAAQMSLAHQYLAEKGIPLAVNQVPYSLLTRQIEQNGVLEKARQLGVTILAYSPLAQGLLTGKYTAETVKSLQGARRIDSRFSPKGLQKLEPLFSTLKELSEKYDKTPAQISLNWLISQGNIIPIPGAKNANQAIQNAGSLGWSLTLEEVELLRLKSPKA; from the coding sequence ATGCAAACTATCAAGCTCGGTTCCGATGGTCCAACTGTAACAGCGCTAGGTGTGGGGACATGGGCATGGGGTGACACCATGTTTTGGGCTTATGGCAAAGATTTTGGTGCAGAAGATGTAGCTGAGGCATTTAAAGCTTCTGTTGATGCAGGAGTCACATTTTTTGATACCGCCGAAGTTTATGGATTTGGCGAATCAGAACGCTTGATCGGTCAGTTTTGCAAGCAAACTTCTCAGCCAGTGCAGATTGCGACCAAATATTTCCCACTCCCTTGGCGATGGAATCGATCTGCGATCGCGGATGCTCTAACTGCAAGCCTAGAACGTTTACAAACTGAGCAAATTAGTCTTTATCAGATTCATTGGCCCCTAGAATTTATACTCAAGACTAAAGACTTTATGGAAGTTCTTGCTGAGGAAGTTAAAAAAGGCAGAATTCAATCGGTGGGAGTGAGCAATTATTCTGCGGCTCAGATGTCTCTAGCTCATCAATATCTTGCCGAAAAAGGCATTCCTCTAGCGGTGAATCAAGTTCCTTATTCGCTATTAACTAGACAAATTGAACAGAATGGTGTTCTCGAAAAGGCTCGGCAATTGGGTGTGACTATTCTTGCCTACAGTCCGCTTGCTCAAGGTTTATTAACTGGTAAATACACCGCAGAAACTGTGAAATCTCTTCAAGGTGCACGCCGCATTGATTCTCGATTTAGTCCTAAAGGTTTGCAAAAGCTAGAACCGCTATTCTCAACTCTAAAAGAATTATCTGAAAAATATGATAAGACTCCTGCTCAGATTTCCTTAAATTGGCTAATTTCTCAAGGCAATATAATTCCTATTCCTGGAGCGAAGAATGCTAATCAAGCGATACAAAACGCTGGTTCTTTAGGTTGGTCATTAACGCTCGAAGAAGTAGAACTACTTCGACTCAAATCCCCAAAAGCATAA
- a CDS encoding glycosyltransferase family 4 protein, translating to MTNKNYRLLFLSTPVGALGSGIGGGVELTLQNAAKALMAKGHEIEIVAPEGSVTNVTKLTQIAGNMQTSAQTQVGADMVVIPQNSVLENMWSYARESQNKFDLLFNFAYDWLPLYLTPFFNRPIAHWISMSSLSPVMDAMVSKTSQLCPDAIAVNTRACADTFSHGDRLMIMGKGIDVTKYSFIAKPENPSLAWVGRISPEKGLEDAASAAQSTGLPLHVFGLIQDEGYWQKIQTSFPKAEIHYEGFLSTDELQQKLGQCSALLMTPRWIEAFGNAAIEAFACGVPVISYSSGGLKEIVRHGKTGFLVKMGSVPGLVEAIDQLDQIDRFTCRQQVEAEYSLEVWGDRLEKWFDKLISNYSNARIS from the coding sequence ATGACTAATAAAAATTATCGATTGCTATTTCTGTCTACTCCTGTGGGAGCGCTGGGATCAGGAATCGGTGGTGGTGTGGAATTGACCTTGCAAAATGCGGCTAAGGCGCTAATGGCAAAGGGTCACGAAATAGAAATCGTTGCGCCAGAAGGTTCAGTCACCAATGTCACGAAGCTAACCCAAATTGCGGGTAATATGCAAACTTCAGCGCAAACTCAAGTTGGAGCTGACATGGTTGTAATTCCACAGAACTCGGTTCTCGAAAATATGTGGAGCTATGCTAGAGAATCTCAAAATAAGTTCGATTTATTATTTAACTTTGCCTACGATTGGCTACCTCTTTACCTCACACCATTTTTTAACCGCCCGATCGCACATTGGATCAGTATGTCGTCACTTTCCCCAGTGATGGATGCGATGGTGTCCAAAACCTCACAGCTTTGTCCTGATGCGATCGCGGTGAATACTCGCGCCTGTGCTGACACTTTTAGCCATGGCGATCGCCTGATGATTATGGGTAAGGGTATTGATGTGACGAAATATAGCTTTATTGCAAAGCCCGAAAATCCTAGTCTTGCATGGGTAGGACGTATCTCTCCAGAGAAAGGTTTAGAAGATGCTGCCTCAGCCGCACAAAGCACTGGATTACCTTTACATGTATTTGGATTGATTCAAGATGAAGGCTATTGGCAAAAGATTCAAACTTCTTTTCCTAAAGCTGAAATTCATTACGAAGGATTTCTATCTACGGATGAATTACAGCAAAAACTAGGGCAATGTAGCGCTTTATTAATGACTCCGCGCTGGATTGAAGCCTTCGGTAATGCTGCGATCGAAGCTTTTGCCTGCGGAGTGCCAGTTATTTCCTATAGTAGTGGTGGACTGAAAGAGATCGTCAGACATGGCAAGACAGGGTTTCTTGTAAAAATGGGAAGCGTACCAGGGTTAGTTGAGGCGATTGATCAATTAGACCAAATTGATCGCTTTACCTGTCGGCAACAAGTAGAAGCAGAATATTCTCTAGAAGTATGGGGCGATCGCTTAGAAAAATGGTTTGACAAACTAATTTCAAACTATAGCAATGCTCGAATTAGTTAG
- a CDS encoding geranylgeranyl reductase family protein, with protein MYDCIVVGAGPSGGSASYHLAKRGRSVLLIEKESLPRYKPCGGGVSPMVQEWFDFDFSPAVSLTVQQIRYTWQMGDPELVALETKEPVWMVRRDVFDHYLVQQAQKLGVELRDNTGVTGIEWKSDRWLVKTENEVFEAKYVIAADGAKGSMAKWLGFKERKRRMGAALEVEAPHPHPDTSAAHFDFGSIQNGYIWNFPKADGYSIGAGTFIGGEKQNLKEIAAKYAQEFGINVTSMKQFGHPICLWDGNQPLHTQNALLTGESACIVDPFTAEGIRPSLLTGMYAGQAIDQAIGGNTDALKQYTLKVQEEWGEDMVWAQRIANIFYRIPSFGYKMGVKRPSASQRMGKILCGELRYRDVAGAAIKRLTKGLIGMK; from the coding sequence ATGTACGACTGCATTGTTGTGGGAGCAGGCCCATCTGGTGGTTCAGCATCCTATCACTTGGCAAAACGAGGACGCTCAGTTTTGTTGATCGAGAAAGAGAGCCTACCTCGCTACAAACCTTGTGGTGGTGGTGTTTCGCCAATGGTACAAGAGTGGTTTGACTTTGACTTTTCACCAGCAGTTTCGTTGACAGTCCAACAAATTCGCTACACATGGCAAATGGGCGATCCTGAACTAGTTGCCCTAGAAACCAAAGAACCCGTCTGGATGGTGCGCCGCGATGTTTTTGATCATTACCTTGTGCAGCAAGCCCAAAAACTAGGGGTCGAGCTTAGAGATAATACTGGCGTTACTGGCATTGAGTGGAAAAGCGATCGCTGGTTAGTCAAAACTGAAAATGAAGTCTTTGAAGCAAAATATGTGATCGCTGCTGATGGGGCAAAAGGCTCTATGGCAAAATGGCTAGGCTTTAAAGAACGCAAACGTCGCATGGGAGCGGCCCTCGAAGTCGAAGCCCCACATCCACATCCTGATACTAGTGCCGCTCACTTTGATTTTGGCTCCATTCAAAATGGATATATTTGGAACTTCCCTAAAGCTGACGGATATTCTATCGGTGCAGGGACATTTATAGGTGGCGAAAAACAAAATCTGAAGGAGATTGCCGCTAAATATGCTCAGGAATTTGGAATTAATGTAACTTCCATGAAGCAGTTTGGACATCCGATTTGTCTATGGGATGGCAATCAACCACTGCATACTCAAAATGCTCTTCTTACTGGTGAATCAGCTTGCATTGTCGATCCTTTCACTGCTGAAGGTATTCGTCCATCGCTCTTAACTGGTATGTATGCAGGTCAAGCGATCGATCAAGCGATCGGTGGTAATACTGATGCGCTCAAGCAATATACCCTCAAAGTCCAAGAAGAATGGGGTGAGGATATGGTTTGGGCGCAGCGAATTGCCAATATTTTCTATCGTATTCCGAGTTTTGGTTACAAGATGGGAGTAAAACGCCCCAGTGCCAGTCAGCGCATGGGCAAAATCCTCTGTGGTGAGCTGCGTTACCGCGATGTCGCTGGAGCTGCTATTAAACGACTTACCAAAGGTTTAATCGGGATGAAATAA
- a CDS encoding hydantoinase B/oxoprolinase family protein, with protein MSDSSVEVIQDNNKWQFWIDRGGTFTDIVAQNPAGQIVLHKLLSENPDRYVDAPIQGIRDILGLAQSEPIPVAEIAAIKMGTTVATNALLERKGDRTVLLITKGFRDALRIGYQNRPNIFARHIILPEMLYEQVIEVEERYSAHGEVLIALDEELALRELQKNYDLGIRACAIVLMHSYRYPDHERRLAELAKQVGFTQVSVSHEISSLIKFISRGDTTVVDAYLSPILRRYVDRVSAELGNLDNNSTKLMFMQSNGGLIEANSFQGKNSILSGPAGGIVGAVQTSLKAGFDKIISFDMGGTSTDVAHYAGSYERSLSTEVAGVRLSTPMMAIHTVAAGGGSLLFFDGARYRVGPESAGAFPGPACYRNGGALAVTDCNVMLGKLHPDFFPKVFGKNGDLPLEREIVIQKFTELAQSIGQATGQEVLPEAVAQGFLEIAVEKMAMAIKKISVQRGYDVTEYVLCCFGGAGGQHACAIADVLGMTQVFIHPYAGVLSAYGIGLADVRTIRDRSVESELSLELLAELEMIALDLSEDAKNEILHGNSEEGLQIETALRLRYAGTDSSLTIAIADPLSFYSQEILDFLQTSFAALHKERYGFVFSDKALIVEAIAVEAILSRKKEKGKRKKEHVRVGRGQAIASARVYMGGQWLETPIYRREDLRVGDRIVGAALIIDATGTNAIEPNWEAELTDDDCLILRRTPLAPLERGGEEFLQVSFSRRGEEGILQVPLPKGDSGGSPDPIKLEIFNNLFQSIAEQMGFTLQNTSASVNIRERLDFSCAIFDREGELVANAPHIPVHLGSMGESVKALIRDRGDRIFLGDVFATNNPYNGGTHLPDITVITPVFIGDSEKPTFYVASRGHHADIGGITPGSMPSNSTSIEEEGILFDNFQLVESGRFCEAETLALLTASQYPARNPVQNIADLQAQIAANACGAKELQRMVAHYGVATAQSYMGHVRNNAELAIRKAIASLGKEKGKGKKEKYEQKFVYPIDNGSQIVVSVSLNAEDRTAKIDFTGTSAQLPNNFNAPLAVCKAVVLYVFRTLVDDEIPLNAGCLVPLEIIVPEGSMLNPIYPAAVVAGNVETSQAIANALYGALGVMAASQGTMNNFTFGSDRYQYYETICGGSGAGIDFDGTDAIQTHMTNSRLTDPEILEWRFPVLLEEFAIRANSGGNGRHQGGNGVTRRIKFLEPMTAAILSSSRVIPPFGLNGGESAATGHNYVIRNNGEITDLPSTATVQMEVGDTFVIETPGGGGYG; from the coding sequence ATGAGTGATAGTTCAGTAGAAGTGATCCAAGACAACAATAAATGGCAATTCTGGATCGATCGCGGGGGCACATTTACCGATATTGTCGCGCAGAATCCTGCTGGTCAGATTGTCTTGCATAAGTTGCTTTCTGAAAATCCCGATCGCTATGTAGATGCTCCGATTCAGGGGATTAGAGATATTCTTGGGCTTGCGCAGTCTGAGCCGATCCCTGTAGCTGAAATTGCGGCAATCAAGATGGGAACAACTGTGGCGACAAATGCACTTTTAGAACGAAAAGGCGATCGCACAGTTTTATTAATTACGAAAGGATTTCGGGATGCTTTACGGATTGGTTATCAGAACCGCCCGAATATTTTTGCACGACATATTATTTTGCCTGAGATGCTTTATGAGCAGGTGATTGAGGTTGAGGAACGTTATAGTGCTCATGGAGAAGTTCTCATTGCGTTAGATGAGGAATTGGCTTTAAGAGAATTACAAAAAAATTATGATTTGGGGATTAGGGCTTGCGCGATCGTATTAATGCATAGTTATCGATATCCAGACCATGAGCGGCGCTTGGCTGAACTAGCAAAACAAGTTGGATTTACACAAGTTTCGGTATCTCACGAAATTAGTTCCTTAATTAAATTTATAAGTCGAGGTGATACTACCGTAGTCGATGCATATCTATCGCCAATTCTCAGGCGCTATGTAGATCGAGTTAGTGCTGAGCTTGGTAATCTCGACAATAATTCCACAAAACTAATGTTTATGCAGTCCAATGGCGGACTCATCGAAGCAAACTCTTTTCAAGGTAAAAACAGCATTCTCTCTGGCCCCGCAGGTGGGATTGTCGGAGCAGTTCAAACCAGTCTAAAAGCAGGTTTTGATAAAATTATTAGCTTTGATATGGGCGGAACTTCTACGGATGTTGCACATTACGCAGGCAGCTATGAGCGATCGCTATCTACGGAGGTCGCTGGGGTAAGGCTCAGCACGCCAATGATGGCGATTCATACGGTAGCGGCAGGTGGTGGCTCGTTATTGTTTTTTGATGGCGCAAGATATCGTGTTGGTCCCGAATCAGCAGGAGCTTTTCCTGGACCTGCTTGTTATCGCAATGGCGGTGCGTTGGCGGTGACTGACTGTAATGTGATGTTAGGAAAGTTACATCCCGATTTCTTCCCGAAAGTATTTGGGAAGAATGGAGATTTACCACTTGAGCGCGAAATAGTAATTCAAAAGTTTACAGAATTAGCACAATCCATAGGTCAAGCCACAGGTCAAGAAGTTTTACCCGAAGCCGTCGCTCAAGGTTTCTTAGAGATTGCTGTCGAAAAAATGGCGATGGCAATCAAAAAAATATCAGTGCAACGTGGTTATGATGTAACCGAATATGTGTTGTGCTGCTTTGGGGGTGCGGGTGGACAACATGCCTGCGCGATCGCAGATGTCTTGGGAATGACACAAGTTTTTATTCATCCTTATGCAGGAGTATTGTCAGCCTATGGGATTGGTTTGGCAGATGTTCGCACTATTCGCGATCGCTCAGTTGAGTCAGAGCTTAGTTTGGAGTTGCTTGCAGAATTAGAAATGATTGCTCTAGATCTAAGTGAGGATGCGAAAAATGAGATTTTACATGGTAATAGTGAAGAGGGTTTACAAATCGAGACAGCTTTACGTTTGCGCTACGCAGGTACTGATTCGTCACTAACTATTGCGATCGCTGATCCTTTGAGTTTCTATTCTCAAGAAATCTTAGACTTTTTGCAAACTAGTTTTGCTGCTTTACATAAAGAGCGTTATGGATTTGTGTTTTCAGATAAAGCGTTGATCGTTGAGGCGATTGCAGTAGAGGCAATTCTTTCAAGGAAAAAGGAAAAAGGAAAAAGGAAAAAGGAGCATGTTCGGGTGGGGCGAGGACAGGCGATCGCTTCTGCGCGGGTGTATATGGGCGGACAGTGGCTGGAAACGCCTATATATAGGCGTGAGGATTTGCGGGTGGGCGATCGCATTGTTGGAGCGGCGTTAATTATTGATGCGACGGGGACTAATGCGATCGAGCCAAATTGGGAAGCGGAATTAACGGATGATGATTGTTTGATATTGAGGCGTACCCCCCTAGCCCCCCTTGAAAGGGGGGGAGAAGAATTTCTTCAAGTCTCTTTTTCAAGGAGGGGAGAAGAAGGAATTCTTCAAGTCCCCCTTCCCAAGGGGGATTCAGGTGGTTCTCCTGATCCTATTAAGCTGGAGATTTTTAATAATCTCTTCCAATCGATCGCAGAACAGATGGGTTTTACGCTGCAAAATACTAGCGCTAGCGTTAATATTCGCGAGCGATTAGATTTCTCTTGCGCGATCTTTGATCGCGAGGGTGAGCTAGTTGCCAATGCGCCGCATATTCCTGTGCATCTTGGCTCGATGGGTGAGAGTGTGAAAGCATTGATCCGCGATCGCGGCGATCGTATATTTCTTGGTGATGTCTTTGCCACTAATAACCCTTACAACGGCGGCACACATTTGCCCGATATCACGGTAATTACGCCAGTTTTTATTGGAGATAGTGAAAAGCCTACTTTCTATGTCGCGTCACGGGGACATCATGCGGATATTGGTGGAATCACTCCTGGGTCGATGCCTTCAAATAGTACCAGTATTGAAGAAGAAGGAATCTTATTTGATAATTTTCAGCTCGTGGAAAGTGGACGCTTTTGTGAAGCTGAAACTCTGGCTTTACTGACTGCTAGTCAATATCCAGCTCGTAATCCTGTTCAAAATATTGCTGACTTGCAAGCCCAAATTGCGGCGAATGCTTGTGGGGCAAAAGAACTTCAGCGGATGGTTGCCCATTATGGAGTTGCAACTGCTCAATCCTATATGGGGCATGTGCGGAATAATGCTGAACTTGCTATTCGTAAAGCGATCGCAAGTTTAGGAAAGGAAAAAGGAAAAGGGAAAAAGGAAAAATATGAACAGAAGTTCGTTTATCCTATTGATAATGGTAGTCAGATTGTGGTGTCGGTTAGTTTGAATGCTGAGGATAGAACCGCAAAGATTGACTTTACAGGCACTTCAGCGCAGCTTCCGAATAACTTCAATGCGCCGCTTGCTGTTTGTAAGGCAGTTGTACTATATGTTTTTCGGACTCTTGTTGATGATGAGATTCCGCTTAATGCTGGTTGCCTTGTCCCTCTGGAAATAATTGTGCCTGAAGGTTCGATGCTCAATCCTATTTATCCTGCGGCTGTGGTGGCGGGAAATGTCGAGACTTCTCAGGCGATCGCAAATGCTCTATATGGAGCGCTTGGTGTGATGGCAGCCTCGCAAGGCACGATGAATAACTTTACTTTTGGTAGCGATCGCTATCAGTACTATGAAACGATATGTGGTGGATCTGGTGCGGGAATTGATTTTGACGGTACTGATGCGATCCAAACTCATATGACTAATTCGCGATTGACCGATCCCGAAATTCTGGAATGGCGGTTTCCTGTTCTTTTGGAAGAGTTTGCAATCAGAGCGAACAGTGGTGGCAATGGAAGGCATCAGGGTGGAAATGGCGTAACTCGTCGTATTAAGTTTCTCGAACCAATGACAGCGGCAATTTTGTCTAGTAGTCGAGTCATTCCTCCCTTTGGTCTAAATGGTGGGGAATCAGCCGCAACTGGACATAATTATGTAATTAGGAATAATGGAGAAATTACCGATTTACCAAGTACTGCCACAGTACAAATGGAAGTAGGTGATACCTTTGTGATTGAAACTCCTGGTGGTGGTGGTTATGGATAA